Proteins from a genomic interval of Quercus robur chromosome 9, dhQueRobu3.1, whole genome shotgun sequence:
- the LOC126698941 gene encoding endoglucanase 8-like — translation MDLVGGYYDAGDNVKFSFPMAFTVATLAWSVIEFGQLMGSEQQNALEAIRWGTDYLLKATSVPDVVVGVVGDPNADHNCWERPEDMDTPRTTYVVNKTSPGSEVSAEIAAALAASSIAFQASDAKYSKLLLDRAKQVFDFADQFQGSYNSSIPHGACPFYCDFSGYVDELLWGAAWLHKATNDAYYWNYLQRNLKHLETRDIDGNPFEGAGINEFGWDSKTAGINVLISQRVMKDPKNGNPFILNADQFVCSILPDSPTVKSVSYSPGGLIFKAGGSNLQHATALSFLLIVYARYMIDAKKVVRCGDFVAQPDKLIEVAKGQTDYILGKNPLGMSYMVGYGQKFPQKIHHRGSTIPSIVAHPKFLGCHGGDLYFKSQKPDMNQLTGAIIGGPAKDDSFENSRYNVPQSEPTTYMNSPFVGVLAYFKASV, via the exons ATGGATTTAGTTGGTGGTTACTACGATGCTGGTGACAATGTAAAATTCAGCTTTCCCATGGCATTCACAGTAGCAACATTGGCATGGAGTGTTATAGAATTTGGCCAATTAATGGGCTCAGAGCAACAAAATGCACTGGAGGCTATTCGTTGGGGCACTGACTATTTACTTAAAGCTACTAGTGTTCCTGATGTTGTGGTTGGTGTAGTTGGTGACCCGAATGCTGATCACAATTGTTGGGAGAGACCTGAAGACATGGATACTCCTAGAACCACTTATGTGGTTAATAAAACAAGTCCTGGTTCTGAGGTTTCAGCCGAGATTGCAGCTGCACTTGCAGCCTCTTCCATAGCATTTCAGGCTTCTGATGCTAAATATTCTAAACTACTTCTTGATAGAGCTAAACAG GTCTTTGACTTTGCTGATCAGTTTCAAGGATCTTACAATTCTAGTATTCCACATGGTGCATGCCCATTTTACTGTGATTTCAGTGGCTACGTG GATGAATTGTTGTGGGGAGCAGCATGGTTACACAAGGCAACAAACGATGCTTATTACTGGAATTATCTTCAAAGAAACCTAAAGCATCTGGAAACCAGAGATATAGATGGTAATCCATTTGAAGGAGCTGGAATTAATGAATTTGGATGGGATTCAAAAACTGCTGGTATTAACGTACTTATTTCCCAG AGGGTGATGAAAGACCCTAAGAATGGTAATCCTTTTATTCTCAATGCCGATCAATTTGTATGCTCTATATTACCCGACTCACCTACGGTCAAATCAGTCAGTTACTCTCCAG GTGGGCTTATATTCAAGGCCGGAGGAAGTAACCTACAACATGCAACAGCTTTGTCTTTCCTTCTTATTGTTTACGCTCGCTATATGATAGATGCGAAGAAAGTAGTTCGTTGTGGTGATTTTGTAGCCCAACCAGATAAGCTGATCGAAGTCGCAAAAGGCCAG ACGGATTATATACTAGGAAAAAACCCATTGGGCATGTCATACATGGTGGGCTATGGCCAAAAGTTTCCTCAAAAGATACATCACCGAGGATCTACCATTCCTTCCATTGTTGCACACCCAAAGTTTTTGGGCTGTCATGGTGGTGACCTATACTTTAAAAGCCAGAAGCCTGACATGAATCAGCTCACAGGGGCTATCATTGGAGGTCCCGCTAAGGatgattcttttgaaaatagTCGATATAATGTTCCACAATCAGAGCCTACTACATACATGAATTCTCCTTTTGTGGGAGTCTTGGCATACTTCAAAGCTAGCGTATAG